TTCTACGAATAATGATTTCTCTACGTTGACTGCTGAAGAATTAGATAAGCATTATATGGTGAATATTCGTGCGACTACATTGCTCAGTAGTCAATTTGCCCGAGGATTTGATAAAAAATCTGGTGGTAGAATTGTGAATATGACTTCGGGGCAATTTCAAGGTCCTATGGTAGGAGAACTAGCGTATGCAACAACGAAGGGAGCTATTGATGCTCTTACTAGTACGTTGTCAGCAGAGGTAGCTCATTTAGGAATAACAGTGAATGCAATTAATCCAGGACCAACTGATACAGGATGGATGACTGAAGAGATAAAACAAGGGTTAAAGCCGATGTTTCCTTTTGGCAGAATTGGTGAGCCAAAGGATGCAGCTAGACTCATTAAATTTCTAGTAAGTGAAGAAGCTGAGTGGATTACTGGGCAAGTTATTCATTCAGAAGGTGGATTTAAAAGATAAAAAAGAAGGTATCTCACCTTGGTGAGATACCTTCTTTTTTTAATCTTTCTTCAACCTTCGTGCAATACCATTCCCTAAAGACTGTAATCCTTGAACGAGGATAATTAAAATAAAGACAGTTGCATACATTACTTCAGGTTCATAGCGTAAATGTCCGAAGCGATATGCTAAGTCCCCTAGCCCACCAGCGCCTACAAGACCAGCCATTGCTGTTGCGCCGATTAAGCCAATCGTTGCGATTGTTAATCCAAGTACAAGGGAGGGACGAGCTTCTTTAACCAGGACGTGCCAAATGATTTTTATAGTAGAGACTCCCATCGCTTGGTAGGCTTCAATGACACCGCGATCGACTTCTAGTAAAGCTGTCTCCATTAAACGTGCGATATAAGGGGCTGTGAAGACGACAAGCGGTACGATAACACCTTGTACGCCAATGGATGTTCCCATTAGAAACTTTGTAAAAGGCAAAATAAAGAATAATAGAATGATAAATGGAAGAGAGCGAATAATATTAATAATTGTATTAAGAATTGGGTAAATGATTTTATTTTCGTGCTGCCCACCAGGTCTTGTTAAAACAAGTGTGACACCAAGTGGTAGTGCAATAAGGATAGAGATGAATAGTGAAATAGATGTCATTTGAAATGTTTGAATGGTTGCTTCCCATATGACTTTACCCCATTCATCCAAAAAGGACTTGTTTCCCATAATCTGTTCTACCCCCTTCTACGATGATTCCTTGCTCTTGTAAAAATGATAAAGCGTGGTTGATTTCATTTTGTTCCCCTTGCATATGAATGACAAGTTTCCCGTATGCCTCATGTTTTAACTGTGTAATATTACCGGATAAAATATTTGGATACACTTGGAAACGTTTTGTAGCGATAGCTAACGCTGGTTCACCAGAAGAATTTCCTATAAATGAAAGTGTTACGATTTCTCCGGTTCTTTGTAGTTCTTTTTGTACTTCAGCTGGGATTTTTGCTGCAAATGCACTATTTACAAATTTCTTCGTTGTTACATGTTGTGGGTTTGTGAAGATCTCCTTCACAGTCCCGCTTTCAATTACTGCTCCATGTTCCATAACAGCAACTCGGTCGCATATACGTTGGATGACATTCATTTCATGTGTAATTAATAAAATTGTAATCCCGATTTCCTCATTAATCTTTAATAATAGGTCAAGAATAGAATCAGTTGTTTCTGGATCTAAAGCACTCGTTGCTTCGTCGCTTAATAACACTTCCGGTTCATGTGATAGTGCACGTGCAATGGCAACACGTTGTTTCTGGCCACCAGAAAGTTCACTCGGATAGGCATCTTTTCGATTAAAAAGATCGACAATACGTAAATACTTTTCTACCCTTTTTTCAATTTCTGTTTTTGGAATGCCAGCAAGCCGTAACGGTAATGCGATATTTTCATAAACGGTAACAGTTTTAAGTAAATTGAATCCTTGAAAGATCATTCCGATTTTTTGTCTCGCTTTTGCTAGTTCTTTTGCCGATAAAGTTGTTAAGTCTTGATTGTTTACAATGATATTTCCTGTCGTTGGTTTTTCTAATAAATTTACACAGCGGATTAATGTACTTTTACCAGCACCGCTATATCCGATGATTCCAAATACTTCGCCCTTTTTTACTTGGAGGGAAGTGGACTTAAGAGCTTCCACATTCACCTTTTTTGTTGTAAATACTTTGGATACATTTTTTAATTCAATCATTATCGTCAGCTCCTACCAAGACGGTAAAACAGAACCATCAAATTTTTTCTCGATAAATTCTTTTACTTCTTTAGATTGATAAGCTTTCTTTAATTTATTTACAACAACATCATCTTTATTTTCAGTACGAACAACGACCCAGTTCACATAGGGTGAATCTTTTCCTTCGCGGAAAATAGAATCTTTCGCTGGACTTAATTTTGCACCTAATGCAAAGTTTGTGTTAATTGCAGCTGCTTTCACTTCACTTAGTTGCGTTGGTAATTGAGATGCCTCTAATTCGACAATCTTTAATTTTTTTGGATTTTCAATTACATCTTTTGCAGTCGCTTTTTCTGTAGCCTTTGGATCAACTTTTAAAACCCCTGCTTTTTCAAATAATTTTAAAGCTCGAAGTTCATTCGTTGGGTCATTTGGTACAGCAATTGCATCGCCCTCTTTTAAGTCTTTTACATCTTTTATATCTTTAGAATATACACCCATAGGGAATGTTACTGTTGAAAATACTTCAGCTAATTTCATATTGCGTTCAGCTTTAAATACATCTAAATATGATTTCGTTTGGTAACTATTTACATCAAGGCTTTTTTCATCTAATGATACGTTTGGCGCTACATAATCATTAAATACTTTTATATCAATTTCGAGGCCATCTTTTGCTGCAACTTCTTTTACCTTTTCAAAAATTTGTTCATGTGGTCCACCTGTTACACCGACAGTAATCTTTTTCTCGTCTAATTCTTTTACCTCTTTATCTGAACTCACACTACATGCGCCTAATAATAATACTGCTCCGCTTACAATGCTTAATAATACCTTTTTCATCTATAAATCCCCCTTCATATACGTTCCAAAATAAAAAGCACCTCCCAAAAAATAAGAGAGGTGCCGAATAGACGAAATAGATTCCTCTCTTATCTTCCAAAACGAAAACTCGTTTTGCAGGAATTAGCACCTTAGCTTATACGTCATAAGCTCGGTTGCCGGGCATCATCGGGCCAGTCCCTCCGCCACTCTTGATAAGAGTATGTGTATGTAGTTTTGAATATGGTACTAATAGTAAATCGTACAAAAAGAATTGTCAATGATATTTTCAGAATATATTTTATTTTAAGGTAATCGAAACGTTCCCCTTTTTATGTCCTTTTTCTACATATATATGAGCTTCAGCAATTTCTTCTAATCGGTAAGTTCTATCAATAACAGGCTTTAGCTTTTCTGTTTCAGCTAGTTGTTTTAGTAGGTTCATATCTTCTTTACTGACTTTTGCCATCATTCCGTTCACAGATACATATTTTCCATTAGGCATTAATGCATCTGTACAAAGAGACTTATTATATTTTCCAACTGCATCAAATATAATATCATAGTGCTCGCCCCGCTTAGTAAAATCTTCTTTCATATAATCAATTACGTTGTCTGCCCCTAAAGCTGTTACTAAATCGAAATTCGAACTACTACAAATGGCTGTGACAGTCGCCCCGAAGTATTTCGCAAGTTGTACGGCAGCTGTCCCGACTGACCCAGAGGCGCCGTATATAAGTACTCGTTGCCCTTTTTTTATCTGTCCTTTTCTAAGGAAGTGCAATGCTGAAGTTCCGCCAAAAGGAATAACGGCAGCTTCTTCATATGTCACATTGGTAGGTTTTAATGCTATTAATCCACTTTCATGCACGCATGTGTATTCGGCATAACCACCAAGGTTTAGTTCTGTTAATGCAAAAACTTGATCTCCTTTTTTAAATTGTGTTACATCTGTTCCAATGTCTTCGATTTCACCGGATAACTCTACGCCAAGTATAGGTTTTCTCGGTTTTCTGAAACCTAATATGATCCGCATAGGAATCCAAAATAAGAGGGGGCTATTAAAGCCACGTATTCTACAATCTCCAGTCGATACACTTGTTGCGTGAATTTTAACTAATACTTCATTTTTTTTAGGTTTAGGCTTTTCTATATTTTGAAGTTGGAGAACATTAGGTGGTCCATACTTTGTGCAAATAATAGCTTTCATAATGACCTCCTGAAATGAGTTGTTATTATTTACATCATATTTAAACTTTTTCTCAAACATGTTGCTATATAGGAAATAAATTTAAAGAAGAATATTACGAATTATATAGATTTCATAGGAAAAGAGATGATATTATTTTTGGGAAGGAGGGGACGTTATGAAAAAAATTATTTTAATTTCAAGTTTAGTACTTGCAGTCGGTCTAGGAGTAGGGTGTAGTAATGAGAAAGCAAAAAAGACTGATGAACCGAAAAAAGAAGCTGTGCAGAAAGAAAAGGAATTAACAGCGAAGGATGTTTTTAATAAAGCGAATGAAGCTTTTAAAAACGAAGAAAATGTAACGATGACATATGATGTGGGAATAAAGGCTGAAGGAACAGAGATGAATGTAATAAAGGCCAAAATGCAATTAGAGCCGAAGAAAAAAAATTCTCGTTCTGAAATGAATGTTTCTGGTACTGAGGTTGTTGTTTATGATGTGGGTGGCAAAATTGCTGGTCAGTTGAAAAATCCTAATACGGGTGAAGTTATGTCTGTACCAGAGGAACAATTAAATGCTAACGGAATGAATGCGACTCAAGGAATGGTAGATAATTTAGAGATTCCATCGGAAATTTTAAATAAAGTGAAGATGGAGAAAAGTGGAGATAATTATAAGCTGAAGTTTGCATTAAAAGGGCAAGAGACAGAGAGTATGTTAGCTAGTATGGATGAAAAGCAGAAACAAATGCTACAAGGCCAAAATGCAAAGATAGAAGAAATAGATGGAGAATATATTATTACAAAAGATTTTAAATATGAATCAGCAAAGATAGATATGGTTATGAGTAGCAATGGTGAGGATAAAGCGCACATTATTACGGATGCGAAGTTTACATCGTATGATAAATTTGATCCAATACAATTGCCAGCAGCAAAGTAATCACTGTCAAGAGAGGTACCTGAAAGAACAGGTATCTCTTTTTGTTGCTAATAAGGAGAGTGTCCTTTGAAAAAAAGAAAGATAGTAGTGGTCATTGTTGCATATACGGTTTTGCTTGCAACGTCTGTACATACGTATAAAAAACAAATTGATCATCCTATTATGAGTGATGTAGGTAAATTGCTTCCGACAAAAATAAAACGTGTTGAAAGTGCTACGGAAGAGCACTCGTTAATAAAATTAGTGCGAGATGCAAAAGTTTCAGGAGAGAAAATTTCCATTGCAGGCATGCAACATAGCCAAGGAGGACAGACATATTATCCAAATGGCACGATGCTCGATATGAAAGGGTATAATAAAATATTAGAATTTGATCCAGAGAAGAAGCAGATTACAGTTCAAAGTGGTGTCACGTGGAATGATATTCAGAAGAAAATAAATCCATATGGCCTTGCGGTACAGGTCATGCAGTCTCAAAATATTTTTACTGTTGGTGGTTCATTAAGTGTAAATGTACACGGGCGTGATATTCGTCATGAGGCACTAATTGATACAGTAGATTCATTTAGATTGTTAATGGCAGATGGCACGGTACGTAATGTAAGTAGAGAAGAAAATGCAGAGTTATTTCCATATGTCATTGGGGGTTACGGTTTATTTGGAGTTATTTTAGATGTGACGCTGAAGTTAACAGATGATGAATTATATGAAATGCACACGAGAATGATAGATTATAAAGAATACGTATCTTATTTCAAAGAGAAAGTGAAAAGAGATGAAAATGTTCGTATGCACTTAGCGCGTATTTCTGTTGCTCCAAATTCATTTTTAAAAGAGATGTATGTGACAGATTATACTTTGGCACAAAATCAAAATATGAGAGAAGAGTACAGTGAATTAAAGGAAGAAAATATTATAGCGGTACCGAAATTTTTACTTGGGTTATCACGTTATAGTGATTGGGGAAAGAATACATTTTGGGATATACAAAGAGGTTATTTTGAACGTACAGATGGAAAGTATGAGACGCGTAATAATGTTATGAGATCAGATAGTGCTTTTATGGAATATGAAAATCCAAATAGGACCGAAGTGTTACAAGAATACTTTGTGCCTATAGATGCTTTCACGGAGTATATAGATGATTTACGTAACGTATTAAATGAAGAAGAGTTTAATTTACTCAACATTACGATTCGTTACGTGGAAAAGAATGAAAATGCAGTTTTGTCCTATGCGAAAGATGATATGTTTGCGCTGGTTCTTTTGATTAACCAGGGACGCTCAGAGAGTGAGATAAAGAAAACAGAGGATGTCATTCGGAAGATGATTGATGTTACTTTAAAGCATAACGGTAGTTACTATTTGCCGTACTATTCTTATCCAACGAAAGAGCAGTTAAAGAGGGCATATCCTCGTATTGAAGAATTTCTCAAGAAAAAGAAGGAAGTAGATTCAGAAGAGAGATTTGTGAATTTATTTTATAGGGAGTATACGAAATGACATATAGAAGATTTGTGGCTTCGCAAAGTATCATCATGATGGCAGGAAGTATGGTATTTCCTTTTTATATATTATTGCTTCGAAACGTTGGAAATAGCTTCTCGCAATTTGGCTGGGCGTATGGCTTATTTGCTTTAACATCAGCACTTGTATATCCACTAGTGGGAAAGATATCTGATCAAGTAGGTGATAAAAAATTATTAATCATATACGCTTGGTCCATGGCAATCTTAATGCTTTGCTTTCCGATTGCCACGGAAGTATGGCATGTATATATTCTTCAAATTGTAATGGGCATTTTAGGTGCTGTGCAGCGTAATACTGAGAAGACTTCGTTAGCACGAAAGGTTGCGCAGGAAAAGGCTGGTTATGAGATTGGAAAATACCATGTGTGGACATCCATTGGCGGAGCAGTAGCGGTTATTGCCACGGGATATTTAGTAGATTTCTTTACGATTGGTACAATTTTTTATATTGCATCTATTCTATATGTAGTGAGCGGGATTGTATTAAGTAGTAAAAAAATATAACTATTCCTATTTTCACCTTAATACCCTTTATTTGTTATACTAAAAGGGAATACAAAAGAAAAGGGGACAGTGCCTTTGATGAAATTTGTAGTTTTAGCTATTCTTACTTTGTTTTTGATTCCATGGACAAGAAGTAGTAGTAAGCTTCGAGCAGTGGATAAGAAGGGAGATAAGAAGGTTGTAAAGGGTAAGAAATCATCTATTTTAGTTATTCCTGTTTTATTTTGGATAGGTATTGCAATCTATGAATACTTTTGGCTAATTGATGATCGGGTAGACTCGATTCTTACTCATTATTCTGTTGCAGTAGCAATTTTAATTGGGCTTGTTTTATTTTCACAAGATCAAATAGGGAAATTAGAAGGTACATTAAAAGGACTTTTAATGTTTATTTTACTCGCAAGTTACGGCTACTTTGGTTATTTGCACGATATAGTAATCTCGCAAAAGAAATATGATTCTGTTGTTAAGATAGAGAAAGATATTTCAGAGCCATTTACTGAAAATGACCAGCCGTTTACAGTGCCGCCAAAGACAGCGGAGAATAAGATGAAAAAAGTATTTGGTGATATTCCGAAAGTAGCTTATTTTGAGCTAGGAGAATTAACGCCACAAATGGTAAACGGCGAGGCTTTATATGTAGCGCCGATTGAAGTTTCAGGATTTTTTAAAGCGCGTAAAGCTGAGACAATACCAGGGTATGTAACGATGTCAGGTACGAATCCTGATGCGGAAGCGAAACTGCACCTCGGTTATAAAATGAAATATGTGCCAAGCATGTTTTTTGGTAATAATTTAGAGCGTGTGGTAAGGCAAGCAGAACCAAATTTAATCTTTAAAGGAAAACCTAAATTTGAGGTTGATGATAAAGGAAAACCATATTATACAATGACGTATGGTGAATTTATTTCAGGAAGATCTGGATTTGAGGTAGAAGGTGTTGTCGTAGTAGATGCACAAACAGGTGAAGTGAAAAGATATGATAAAGGAAAGGCACCTAAATTTGTTGATGGTGTATTAAATCATGAGACTGCATCTACGTTAAATACGTACTTTGGTAAATATATTCACGGATTTTGGAATACGAAATTCTCACAAACAGATATGAAAATTCCGACTGAGTGGGGAACGAAAGAAGGCGTGACCCCGATCTTTGGTAAAGATGGAACACTGTATTATTTTACAGACTTTACTTCTCCAAAAGAAGGAGTAGATTCAGCCCTAGGATATTCATTAGTAGATGCACGCACAGGCAAGCTATATTACTATAATGGAAAAGAAGTAAAGGGGATTATGGATGGTTCAGCAGCTACAGAAGTAGTAGATAATTCCTTTAAGAGAGAGAAATGGCATGGGACAATGCCTGTCATTTATAACGTATACGGTAAACCAGCTTGGATTATTCCGGTTGTTGATGACGGAGGCCTAGTACGTGCACATACAGTTGTATATGCTGCTAATGCAAAAATATTTGCGACAGGTTCTTCGCAGAAAGAAGCGCTTGAGAATTATAAAAATGTAATGAGCGGTAATGGTGATACATTTAGACCAACCTCAACAGGAAAAGAAGCGCAAAAAGAAGGTATTGTACAACGTGTATATAAAGAAAAATCAGGTGAAAATACAATCGTGTACGTACTTTTAGAGAATGAACAAAAGGTATTTATGATACCGGTGAAGAAATTCCCATATGCTATGTTTACAGAAGTAGGAGACCCAATTCAAATTACATATTTAGATACGGGAGAGATGATGTCCTCAGTATCTAAATTTACGAATAGCAATGTGAAAAAGTAAAGCGATAGAATTTCTATCGCTTTTTTTACATTATGAAAGAGGAAAATGCGCTGTACTTGACGTATGTTTATGATGTAACTATAATTGTTACGATTCAGTTTGTATAGGAAAGGGTGAATTGAAAAAGTGAATGAAGTTAATCACGAAATATATAAACCTGTAAAGGCAAACAGGTTATGGATGATTCTTGTATTAGGAACACTTACGGCGATTGGACCATTATCTATTGATATGTATTTGCCTTCATTACCGAAGTTAACGGATGATTTGCAAACAGGTGCATCCCTCGCGCAGCTTACATTAACAGCTTGTTTGCTTGGGCTGTCAGTAGGACAATTATTTGTTGGCTCAATTAGTGATATTTACGGAAGACGCAAACCTCTTATTATTGCTCTTATTATTTATGTTGCTTCTTCTTTACTTTGTGCTGTTGCGCCATCTATTTGGACATTAGTGTTATTGCGCTTCCTACAAGGAGCTTCAGGATCAGCCGGGATTGTTATATCACGTGCGATGGTACGTGATATGTATTCAGGTTCTGAAATGACGAAGTTTTTCTCACTGCTTATGTTAGTAAACGGAGCAGCGCCTATTTTGGCACCGATTATTGGGGGGCAATTATTACAGTTTACAACGTGGCGCGGTGTTTTCATCGTTCTTGGAGCAATTAGCGTATTCATGTTAATCTCAGCTACTTTTGTATTGCGTGAAACATTACCTCCTGAAGAAAGAGAAACGGGTGGTTTGTCAGGGACTTTGGCGACGTACGGAAAATTGTTAAAGGACCGTCTGTTTATGGGATATGCATTGTCACAAGGATTAGTAACAGCGGCAATGTTTGCATACATTTCGGGCTCACCATTTGTGTTGCAGAACATATACGGAGCATCACCACAGCAATTTAGTTTATTCTTTGCGATTAACGGCATCGGTATTATTATTGCTAGTCAGGTAACGGGTCGTTTAGCGGGGAAAGTGAATGAGAAGACATTATTTGTTGCTGGTATTATTATCGCAGCTGTTGGTGGCCTATCTTTACTACTTACAATCGTACTAGGAATAGGTTTAATCGGTGTTTTATGTTCGTTATTCCTTGTTGTATCAAGTGTCGGGGTTGTATCAACAACTGGGTTCTCATTAGCGATGAGAAATCAGAAGCAAGCTGCAGGAACAGCATCAGCTTTATTGGGCTTATTACAGTTCATTTCAGGAGCTCTTGTTGCGCCGCTAGTAGGTATCGGTGGAAGTAATACAGCATTACCGATGGGGGTTGTTATTGCGCTTTGTGAAGTAGGAGCAGTGTTATGTTATCTATTTATGGCCAGAAGAAGTGAGAAGCAGTTTGAACTGCAGCAAAAACAAAATTTAGAGGCTTAACAAAAAAGAACTGATTCAAAGGGAATGTTTGAATCAGTTCTTTTTTTCATTTCTTTGAAATACCTCATACATATTATTCATGATCGTATCATATAAAACAGCAAGTTTATCCCACCCCCAGCGATTACTATCGACTTCTTTTTCCCCACAGTCGATAATATCGGTATGGTCAGTAATTTTATACGCTTTTTTAACGATAATAGGAGCAATCTTCGGTATACGTGGGATTTCCTTTAAGGTATCTGCAAAGTTTCCAATGTAGACATGACCGATGATTTCGATTGTTAATGATTTATCCGATATATTGAGCACGGTATGAAATTGATTTGTATGTTGTTGTTTTAAATATTGAGCTAACTTAAATGGAGCATGCTTCTTCTTTAATACGCGGCGAAGGCTCTCTGTATTTTCGATATGAAGTGATTTTTCGCGAATAAGGACACGAATATCTTCTCCCATAAAAGGTATTGTGTTGTACATAGATGATTCTCCTTAAAACCTTACATATGTTTGCGTTATGCATATGTAAGTCTAGCATGGTTTGTTCTTTATGTGTGCTTACAGTTTTGTAAGGTGAGTAGTAAAGCAGTGCAAAAGTTATTTGTATAAAGTGACGATACTGTGACAAACATGTTGGTATACATGTTACGATGTCGTCTTAAGTGTAAAAAGTAGGATGTTCTCGGTATAATAACAAGTGGAGATAAAAGAAACTATAATGAGTAGTAGCTGTAGATAAAAGGAGAAGAAGAGATGAAGAAGGTTTTGGGTATTGCTGTAATGGGAAGTATGATCCTTCTAGCAGGATGTAATGGAAATAAGGATACGAAAGAACCGAAAGAAAAGGTAGAGCAATCTACAGAACAAACAGAAGAAATGAAAGAATACCTTGCAGTACATGAAAAATACGATTTGAAAATGAATAAAGAAATTAATAACGCACTGCAGTTATTTGAAGTGGCAAAAGAAAAGGGCGGTAAGGAAATAACGACTGCTACATATAAAGAAGATGTGCAAAAGGTAACAACGAGCATGTTAGAAGATATTGATCATATACGAAAAGAAATTCGTGTTCCGAAGTCGAAAGAGCAAGAACATGAGGTATATGTCGGTTTCTTGAATGAATCGGAACAAGCAATGAAAAAATTACAGAAGTTAGCTAAAGAAGAAGATTCATCGTTGATTCGTGATATAGAAATTAATTTTGCAACAGCATCGACATACTATAAACGTTTTCAAGCAGAAACGAAAAAATAACCTTGCCTATGCAAGGTTATTTTTTCTTCTTGCCATCTCCATCTTCATCCTCGGATACTAATATCTTCTGTTCTTCGTGAAATTCGGAAATAGTTTGCCCGGTAATATTATCGAAAGGGGTATAAAAAGAAGTGATACTTTTCTTTTTGATGAAGAGTTTGTAGAAGCCGATGATGACAAGTATAACGATTGTTAAGGGTAATCCTATAGTAGCTAGAAGTAAGGGGTCCATCTTATAACTCCTTTCATATCTTTTTTTATTATAAGCGAAATACGATATAGATAAATAAAAGTATTAAAAACTGATTTTTCTAAATATATCCAATTTGATTGACTTTTCATTTTTTCAGAATTATAATTCGAAATATACAATTTGAACCAAATAATAATATAGC
This DNA window, taken from Bacillus cereus ATCC 14579, encodes the following:
- a CDS encoding NAD(P)-dependent alcohol dehydrogenase, giving the protein MKAIICTKYGPPNVLQLQNIEKPKPKKNEVLVKIHATSVSTGDCRIRGFNSPLLFWIPMRIILGFRKPRKPILGVELSGEIEDIGTDVTQFKKGDQVFALTELNLGGYAEYTCVHESGLIALKPTNVTYEEAAVIPFGGTSALHFLRKGQIKKGQRVLIYGASGSVGTAAVQLAKYFGATVTAICSSSNFDLVTALGADNVIDYMKEDFTKRGEHYDIIFDAVGKYNKSLCTDALMPNGKYVSVNGMMAKVSKEDMNLLKQLAETEKLKPVIDRTYRLEEIAEAHIYVEKGHKKGNVSITLK
- a CDS encoding DUF3951 domain-containing protein; this encodes MDPLLLATIGLPLTIVILVIIGFYKLFIKKKSITSFYTPFDNITGQTISEFHEEQKILVSEDEDGDGKKKK
- a CDS encoding SDR family oxidoreductase, with product MMNQLKNKVAVITGVSRLDGIGAAICKELAESGYDIFFTYWTDYDKEMPWGVEKNEQIQLEEELLQNGVRVSSMELDLTQNDAPKELINKVTEQLGYPHILINNAAYSTNNDFSTLTAEELDKHYMVNIRATTLLSSQFARGFDKKSGGRIVNMTSGQFQGPMVGELAYATTKGAIDALTSTLSAEVAHLGITVNAINPGPTDTGWMTEEIKQGLKPMFPFGRIGEPKDAARLIKFLVSEEAEWITGQVIHSEGGFKR
- a CDS encoding methionine ABC transporter permease — translated: MGNKSFLDEWGKVIWEATIQTFQMTSISLFISILIALPLGVTLVLTRPGGQHENKIIYPILNTIINIIRSLPFIILLFFILPFTKFLMGTSIGVQGVIVPLVVFTAPYIARLMETALLEVDRGVIEAYQAMGVSTIKIIWHVLVKEARPSLVLGLTIATIGLIGATAMAGLVGAGGLGDLAYRFGHLRYEPEVMYATVFILIILVQGLQSLGNGIARRLKKD
- a CDS encoding MFS transporter, which encodes MTYRRFVASQSIIMMAGSMVFPFYILLLRNVGNSFSQFGWAYGLFALTSALVYPLVGKISDQVGDKKLLIIYAWSMAILMLCFPIATEVWHVYILQIVMGILGAVQRNTEKTSLARKVAQEKAGYEIGKYHVWTSIGGAVAVIATGYLVDFFTIGTIFYIASILYVVSGIVLSSKKI
- a CDS encoding methionine ABC transporter ATP-binding protein, encoding MIELKNVSKVFTTKKVNVEALKSTSLQVKKGEVFGIIGYSGAGKSTLIRCVNLLEKPTTGNIIVNNQDLTTLSAKELAKARQKIGMIFQGFNLLKTVTVYENIALPLRLAGIPKTEIEKRVEKYLRIVDLFNRKDAYPSELSGGQKQRVAIARALSHEPEVLLSDEATSALDPETTDSILDLLLKINEEIGITILLITHEMNVIQRICDRVAVMEHGAVIESGTVKEIFTNPQHVTTKKFVNSAFAAKIPAEVQKELQRTGEIVTLSFIGNSSGEPALAIATKRFQVYPNILSGNITQLKHEAYGKLVIHMQGEQNEINHALSFLQEQGIIVEGGRTDYGKQVLFG
- a CDS encoding DUF3981 domain-containing protein yields the protein MKFVVLAILTLFLIPWTRSSSKLRAVDKKGDKKVVKGKKSSILVIPVLFWIGIAIYEYFWLIDDRVDSILTHYSVAVAILIGLVLFSQDQIGKLEGTLKGLLMFILLASYGYFGYLHDIVISQKKYDSVVKIEKDISEPFTENDQPFTVPPKTAENKMKKVFGDIPKVAYFELGELTPQMVNGEALYVAPIEVSGFFKARKAETIPGYVTMSGTNPDAEAKLHLGYKMKYVPSMFFGNNLERVVRQAEPNLIFKGKPKFEVDDKGKPYYTMTYGEFISGRSGFEVEGVVVVDAQTGEVKRYDKGKAPKFVDGVLNHETASTLNTYFGKYIHGFWNTKFSQTDMKIPTEWGTKEGVTPIFGKDGTLYYFTDFTSPKEGVDSALGYSLVDARTGKLYYYNGKEVKGIMDGSAATEVVDNSFKREKWHGTMPVIYNVYGKPAWIIPVVDDGGLVRAHTVVYAANAKIFATGSSQKEALENYKNVMSGNGDTFRPTSTGKEAQKEGIVQRVYKEKSGENTIVYVLLENEQKVFMIPVKKFPYAMFTEVGDPIQITYLDTGEMMSSVSKFTNSNVKK
- a CDS encoding multidrug effflux MFS transporter; protein product: MEKVNEVNHEIYKPVKANRLWMILVLGTLTAIGPLSIDMYLPSLPKLTDDLQTGASLAQLTLTACLLGLSVGQLFVGSISDIYGRRKPLIIALIIYVASSLLCAVAPSIWTLVLLRFLQGASGSAGIVISRAMVRDMYSGSEMTKFFSLLMLVNGAAPILAPIIGGQLLQFTTWRGVFIVLGAISVFMLISATFVLRETLPPEERETGGLSGTLATYGKLLKDRLFMGYALSQGLVTAAMFAYISGSPFVLQNIYGASPQQFSLFFAINGIGIIIASQVTGRLAGKVNEKTLFVAGIIIAAVGGLSLLLTIVLGIGLIGVLCSLFLVVSSVGVVSTTGFSLAMRNQKQAAGTASALLGLLQFISGALVAPLVGIGGSNTALPMGVVIALCEVGAVLCYLFMARRSEKQFELQQKQNLEA
- a CDS encoding DUF6612 family protein, giving the protein MKKIILISSLVLAVGLGVGCSNEKAKKTDEPKKEAVQKEKELTAKDVFNKANEAFKNEENVTMTYDVGIKAEGTEMNVIKAKMQLEPKKKNSRSEMNVSGTEVVVYDVGGKIAGQLKNPNTGEVMSVPEEQLNANGMNATQGMVDNLEIPSEILNKVKMEKSGDNYKLKFALKGQETESMLASMDEKQKQMLQGQNAKIEEIDGEYIITKDFKYESAKIDMVMSSNGEDKAHIITDAKFTSYDKFDPIQLPAAK
- a CDS encoding FAD-binding oxidoreductase produces the protein MKKRKIVVVIVAYTVLLATSVHTYKKQIDHPIMSDVGKLLPTKIKRVESATEEHSLIKLVRDAKVSGEKISIAGMQHSQGGQTYYPNGTMLDMKGYNKILEFDPEKKQITVQSGVTWNDIQKKINPYGLAVQVMQSQNIFTVGGSLSVNVHGRDIRHEALIDTVDSFRLLMADGTVRNVSREENAELFPYVIGGYGLFGVILDVTLKLTDDELYEMHTRMIDYKEYVSYFKEKVKRDENVRMHLARISVAPNSFLKEMYVTDYTLAQNQNMREEYSELKEENIIAVPKFLLGLSRYSDWGKNTFWDIQRGYFERTDGKYETRNNVMRSDSAFMEYENPNRTEVLQEYFVPIDAFTEYIDDLRNVLNEEEFNLLNITIRYVEKNENAVLSYAKDDMFALVLLINQGRSESEIKKTEDVIRKMIDVTLKHNGSYYLPYYSYPTKEQLKRAYPRIEEFLKKKKEVDSEERFVNLFYREYTK
- a CDS encoding MetQ/NlpA family ABC transporter substrate-binding protein, which translates into the protein MKKVLLSIVSGAVLLLGACSVSSDKEVKELDEKKITVGVTGGPHEQIFEKVKEVAAKDGLEIDIKVFNDYVAPNVSLDEKSLDVNSYQTKSYLDVFKAERNMKLAEVFSTVTFPMGVYSKDIKDVKDLKEGDAIAVPNDPTNELRALKLFEKAGVLKVDPKATEKATAKDVIENPKKLKIVELEASQLPTQLSEVKAAAINTNFALGAKLSPAKDSIFREGKDSPYVNWVVVRTENKDDVVVNKLKKAYQSKEVKEFIEKKFDGSVLPSW